From Bacteroidales bacterium, a single genomic window includes:
- a CDS encoding V-type ATP synthase subunit K yields METAVILAYLGLGLMVGLSGVGSAIGVTIGANATIGALKKNDSAFGSYMLLSALAGTQGLYGFAGFFIILNSGVITSSMTMLPGVAILAAGFAQGLVCLISAIYQGRICANGIAGIGSGYDVFGKTMVLAVYPELYAIVSFAATFLISSSI; encoded by the coding sequence ATGGAGACAGCTGTTATACTTGCATACCTTGGACTGGGACTCATGGTTGGGTTGTCCGGTGTGGGAAGTGCCATCGGGGTGACCATCGGGGCCAATGCGACCATTGGTGCACTCAAGAAGAATGATTCGGCTTTCGGGAGCTACATGTTGCTCAGTGCACTGGCCGGAACGCAGGGATTGTATGGTTTTGCCGGATTCTTCATCATTTTGAACTCCGGTGTGATCACCTCTTCGATGACCATGCTGCCGGGAGTCGCCATTCTTGCAGCCGGCTTTGCACAGGGTCTGGTCTGCCTGATTTCTGCCATCTACCAGGGAAGGATCTGCGCCAACGGTATTGCAGGCATCGGATCGGGATATGATGTTTTCGGAAAGACGATGGTGCTGGCCGTTTATCCGGAACTTTACGCCATCGTGTCGTTTGCAGCCACGTTCCTGATCAGCAGCTCCATCTGA
- a CDS encoding V-type ATPase 116kDa subunit family protein yields DVDQDLTGVFGQILIYVSLFLIVFFSDPGLGIFGRIGKGLWDLYGITGVFGDLLSYIRLFALGASSAILGFVINDIALQLLSVGPVIGHLLFVVFLLIGHALVIAISTLGAFVHPMRLTFVEFYKNSGFAGGGKKYDPFSVKK; encoded by the coding sequence GACGTAGATCAGGATTTGACCGGTGTTTTCGGGCAGATCCTGATCTACGTCAGTTTATTTCTGATCGTCTTTTTCAGTGACCCGGGACTGGGCATTTTCGGGCGCATTGGTAAGGGATTATGGGATCTGTACGGCATAACGGGCGTTTTTGGCGACCTGCTTTCCTACATCCGGTTGTTTGCCCTGGGAGCTTCAAGTGCCATTCTTGGATTTGTGATCAACGACATCGCCCTGCAATTGCTTTCGGTAGGGCCGGTGATCGGCCATCTTCTCTTTGTCGTTTTTCTCCTGATAGGACATGCCCTGGTCATTGCCATTTCAACGCTTGGTGCCTTTGTGCATCCCATGCGTCTCACCTTTGTCGAGTTTTACAAGAACTCCGGCTTTGCCGGAGGAGGAAAAAAATACGATCCATTTTCAGTAAAAAAATAA
- a CDS encoding flavodoxin domain-containing protein has product MKTIGIVYWPKRGSVELNAKRIRQEWGESDAEMIPLRDMDLDILKKYKYLIFGCSTVGADTWRDAYTGNPWLAFNAKMSKTNFDLQGKKVALYGLGDQILYPWHYVDELARLGKELTEHGAVIVGKWPAEGYEHTESKALKDDFFLGLALDEHNQPDLSPVRIREWIADLRKYHFKPE; this is encoded by the coding sequence ATGAAGACCATCGGCATTGTTTACTGGCCCAAGAGGGGGAGTGTTGAACTGAATGCAAAAAGGATCCGGCAGGAATGGGGTGAATCGGATGCAGAGATGATACCCCTTCGCGATATGGATCTGGATATCCTGAAAAAATACAAGTACCTGATCTTCGGTTGTTCAACAGTGGGCGCTGACACCTGGCGCGATGCCTATACGGGCAATCCCTGGCTTGCCTTTAATGCGAAGATGAGCAAGACAAATTTTGATCTGCAGGGAAAAAAAGTTGCCCTGTACGGCCTTGGCGACCAGATCCTGTATCCATGGCATTACGTGGATGAATTGGCCCGCCTGGGAAAGGAGCTCACAGAGCACGGAGCGGTCATCGTTGGAAAATGGCCGGCTGAAGGGTATGAACATACCGAATCCAAAGCCTTAAAAGATGACTTCTTCCTGGGCCTTGCCCTGGATGAGCATAACCAGCCCGACCTTAGCCCCGTGCGTATTCGCGAATGGATCGCCGATCTTCGGAAGTACCATTTCAAACCTGAATAG